The Paraburkholderia agricolaris genome includes the window ATGGGAGTGCAATGCAATGAAGGCTTCGATGATGCTGTACCCGGTCGAGACGATCGATGCGGCGCTGCCGCTCTTTGTCGACGGGCTAGGTTTGACGGTGAAGTTTCGTGACGGCGAGCGCTATTGCGCGCTCGACGGTGGCGCGCTGAGCGTCGCGCTGGTGGCAGGCGAGGAACGGATCGTCGAACGCGCGGCGCTGGTGTTTCGCGTGGACGAAACCGACGACCTGTACGCAGCGATGGCGCGGGTGGTCGCGGCGGGTGCGTCAGTGCGCGTGCCGGTGCAGCAAGGGCCGCAC containing:
- a CDS encoding VOC family protein produces the protein MKASMMLYPVETIDAALPLFVDGLGLTVKFRDGERYCALDGGALSVALVAGEERIVERAALVFRVDETDDLYAAMARVVAAGASVRVPVQQGPHEWRAVLEDKNGALLVLSQKRAV